A window of the Xenopus laevis strain J_2021 chromosome 9_10L, Xenopus_laevis_v10.1, whole genome shotgun sequence genome harbors these coding sequences:
- the LOC121398352 gene encoding uncharacterized protein LOC121398352 translates to MPCPGLCYFYFHFSYIKRHHLSALPLLISGHEVSWLLGRKMDKITQLTDLIKNFSFADCAAGNLGYDRVLLQLFGFLGHGKSSFINTCKYVLEDGKYHNYTNSEMSLGGDTKVRITYPLTETMTLVDNRGCSVMNEYETAELYAQLANLLPLDKGVEWNQDFGLADRIVEAESVVKSSDFIYPIFIFSVNQRLPHQEITMIKELLEKARDLTEIFPTVVLTHKTEGDLRDMKAKFENMGVERIFALENFTPEDHIKTRGRHEDVLEIFSEIIKDIKFHMERAKDPPEQKRIERKKHLLNMVHKREMEKKEEEIESQRMKEKRLQKEMEDLQRKAEQTKQGCLIM, encoded by the exons ATGCCGTGTCCCGGGTTGTGttacttttactttcacttttcctATATaaaaaggcaccatctctcagcTCTGCCATTACTCATCTCGGGGCATGAAGTGAGTTGGTTACTGGGAAGGAAAATGGATAAAATTACCCAACTGACAGATTTGATTAAAAACTTCAGCTTTGCTGACTGTGCCGCAGGCAATTTGGGCTACGACCGAGTCCTCCTCCAGCTCTTTGGGTTTTTGGGACACGGCAAATCCTCCTTCATCAACACCTGCAAGTACGTCTTGGAGGATGGGAAGTACCACAACTACACAAATTCAGAGATGTCACTAGGTGGTGACACTAAAGTCAGAATAACGTATCCGCTGACGGAAACAATGACCCTGGTGGATAACCGCGGCTGCTCCGTGATGAACGAATATGAGACGGCAGAACTATACGCTCAGCTTG cCAACTTGTTGCCCCTGGATAAGGGAGTAGAGTGGAACCAAGATTTTGGGCTCGCTGACAGAATTGTGGAGGCGGAGTCAGTTGTAAAATCATCTGACTTTATCTACCccatttttatattcag TGTAAATCAAAGACTGCCCCACCAGGAGATTACAATGATAAAGGAGTTGCTTGAAAAGGCCAGAGACCTGACAG AGATCTTTCCTACTGTGGTTCTAACCCATAAGACCGAGGGGGATCTGAGAGATATGAAGGCTAAGTTTGAAAACATGGGAGTGGAGAGAATCTTTGCCCTTGAAAATTTCACCCCAGAAGATCACATCAAAACCAGAGGGAGACACGAGGATGTGCTGGAgattttttctgaaattattaaAGATATTAAGTTCCACATGGAGAGAGCGAAGGATCCTCCGGAGCaaaagagaatagaaaggaaGAAACATTTGCTCAACATGGTTCATAAGAGGGAAATGGAAAAGAAAGAGGAGGAGATAGAAAGCCAGAGAATGAAAGAAAAGAGGTTGCAGAAAGAGATGGAAGACCTTCAAAGGAAGGCTGAACAGACAAAACAGGGGTGTTTAATAATGTAA